One window from the genome of Microcoleus sp. FACHB-68 encodes:
- a CDS encoding alpha/beta hydrolase: MYLPPGFDRHSTLTSLGRMVYHTATGEPWLTPASNSDSNNLPTLVFLHGFGGGSSSYEWSKVYPAFAADYRILAPDLIGWGQSEHPERNYQVEDYITTIIEFIEKTCSEPVPVVASSLTAAFTIRAAIKRPDLFKSLILTTPAGLSDFGENYSRSIFAQIVSTPILDKLLYSAGVATSGGIRNFLENRQFARPERVYQEIVDAYLESATQPNAEYAALSFVRGDLCFDLSLYVTQLTTPTAIIWGQKSQFTGPEIGKRLAKLNPQAIQYFQQLDDVGLTPQLELPSVTIGLIRQFLKLLSSDR, encoded by the coding sequence ATGTATTTACCCCCAGGCTTCGACCGGCACTCCACGCTTACATCCCTTGGCAGAATGGTGTACCACACCGCGACGGGAGAACCCTGGCTGACACCGGCATCCAATTCCGACTCAAACAACTTACCCACCCTAGTCTTCCTTCACGGCTTCGGTGGCGGCTCATCTTCCTACGAATGGTCAAAAGTCTATCCAGCCTTTGCCGCAGATTACCGAATTTTAGCCCCCGATTTAATTGGCTGGGGACAATCCGAGCATCCAGAGCGGAATTACCAGGTTGAAGACTATATCACCACGATTATCGAATTCATCGAAAAAACCTGTTCCGAACCCGTGCCGGTGGTTGCCTCTTCCCTCACCGCTGCCTTTACCATCCGCGCCGCCATCAAGCGCCCCGATTTATTTAAGAGTTTGATTTTAACCACCCCTGCCGGCTTGTCAGACTTTGGGGAAAATTACAGCCGCAGCATTTTTGCTCAGATCGTCAGTACACCGATATTAGATAAACTCCTCTACAGTGCCGGTGTCGCCACCAGTGGCGGTATCCGCAACTTCTTGGAAAACCGGCAGTTTGCCCGTCCAGAACGCGTGTATCAGGAAATTGTGGACGCCTACCTCGAATCAGCAACCCAACCAAATGCAGAATACGCCGCACTTTCATTTGTGCGCGGCGATCTATGTTTCGATCTGTCCCTTTACGTGACTCAGCTAACGACTCCAACCGCGATTATTTGGGGGCAAAAATCACAATTTACCGGCCCAGAAATTGGCAAGCGCCTCGCTAAGCTCAATCCCCAGGCAATTCAATACTTTCAACAACTCGATGATGTGGGCTTAACGCCTCAACTCGAACTTCCATCCGTCACGATCGGCTTAATTCGACAATTCTTAAAATTGCTATCCTCTGATCGTTGA